In the genome of Globicephala melas chromosome 3, mGloMel1.2, whole genome shotgun sequence, one region contains:
- the SNX18 gene encoding sorting nexin-18 isoform X2 gives MALRARALYDFRSENPGEISLREHEVLSLCSEQDIEGWLEGINSRGDRGLFPASYVQVIRAPEPGPAGDGGPGAPARYANVPPGGFEPLPAAPPASFKPPPDAFQPLLQPQQAPPPSTFQPPGAGFSYGGGALQPSPQQLYGGGYQASQGSDDDWDDEWDDSSTVADEPGVLGSGAYPDLDGSSSGGVGAAGRYRLSTRTDLSLGSRGGSAPPQHHPSGAKSSATVSRNLNRFSTFVKSGGEAFVLGEASGFVKDGDKLCVVLGPYGPEWQENPYPFQCTIDDPTKQTKFKGMKSYISYKLVPTHTQVPVHRRYKHFDWLYARLAEKFPVISVPHLPEKQATGRFEEDFISKRRKGLIWWMNHMASHPVLAQCDVFQHFLTCPSSTDEKAWKQGKRKAEKDEMVGANFFLTLSTPPAAALDLQEVESKIDGFKCFTKKMDDSALQLNHTANEFARKQVTGFKKEYQKVGQSFRGLSQAFELDQQAFSAGLNQAIAFTGDAYDAIGELFADQPRQDLDPVMDLLALYQGHLANFPDIIHVQKGPAAEAPRPRPPCLQSSSWSALGEPSRFSSCVCTWE, from the coding sequence ATGGCGCTGCGCGCCCGGGCGCTGTACGACTTCAGGTCGGAGAACCCGGGCGAGATCTCGCTGCGGGAGCACGAGGTGCTGAGCCTGTGCAGCGAGCAGGACATCGAGGGCTGGCTCGAGGGGATCAACAGCCGCGGGGACCGCGGCCTCTTCCCGGCCTCGTACGTGCAGGTGATCCGAGCCCCCGAGCCCGGCCCGGCGGGCGACGGCGGCCCGGGCGCCCCGGCTCGCTACGCCAACGTGCCACCCGGCGGTTTCGAGCCCCTGCCCGCCGCGCCGCCCGCCTCCTTCAAGCCGCCGCCCGACGCCTTCCAGCCGCTGCTGCAACCGCAGCAGGCGCCGCCGCCGAGCACCTTCCAGCCGCCGGGCGCTGGCTTCTCGTATGGCGGGGGTGCCCTGCAGCCGTCGCCGCAGCAGCTCTACGGCGGCGGCTACCAGGCCAGCCAGGGCAGCGACGATGACTGGGACGACGAGTGGGACGACAGCTCCACGGTGGCTGACGAGCCGGGCGTGCTGGGCAGCGGCGCGTACCCGGACCTCGACGGCTCGTCGTCGGGGGGCGTCGGCGCTGCGGGCCGCTACCGTCTGTCCACACGCACCGACTTGTCGCTGGGCTCCCGCGGCGGCTCGGCGCCCCCGCAGCACCACCCGTCGGGGGCCAAGAGCTCGGCCACCGTGAGCCGCAACCTCAATCGCTTCTCCACCTTCGTCAAGTCGGGCGGGGAGGCTTTCGTGCTGGGCGAGGCGTCGGGCTTCGTGAAGGACGGGGACAAGCTGTGCGTGGTGCTGGGGCCCTACGGCCCCGAGTGGCAGGAGAACCCCTACCCCTTCCAGTGCACCATCGACGACCCCACCAAGCAGACCAAGTTCAAGGGCATGAAGAGCTACATCTCCTACAAGCTGGTGCCCACGCACACGCAGGTGCCAGTGCACCGGCGCTACAAGCACTTTGACTGGCTGTATGCGCGCCTAGCCGAGAAGTTCCCCGTCATCTCGGTGCCCCACCTGCCCGAGAAGCAGGCCACCGGCCGCTTCGAGGAGGACTTCATCTCCAAGCGCAGGAAGGGCCTGATCTGGTGGATGAACCACATGGCCAGCCACCCGGTGCTGGCGCAGTGCGACGTCTTCCAGCACTTCCTGACCTGCCCCAGCAGCACCGACGAGAAGGCCTGGAAACAGGGCAAGAGGAAGGCCGAGAAGGATGAGATGGTCGGCGCCAACTTCTTCCTGACCCTGAGCACACCCCCCGCCGCCGCCCTCGACCTGCAGGAGGTGGAGAGCAAGATCGACGGCTTCAAGTGCTTCACCAAGAAGATGGACGACAGCGCGCTGCAGCTCAACCACACGGCCAATGAATTCGCGCGCAAGCAGGTGACGGGCTTCAAGAAGGAGTATCAGAAGGTGGGCCAGTCCTTCCGCGGCCTCAGCCAGGCCTTTGAGCTGGACCAGCAGGCCTTCTCGGCCGGCCTGAACCAGGCCATCGCCTTCACCGGAGATGCCTACGACGCCATCGGCGAGCTCTTCGCCGACCAGCCCAGGCAGGACCTGGACCCCGTCATGGACCTGTTAGCGCTGTATCAGGGGCACCTGGCCAACTTCCCCGACATCATCCACGTTCAGAAAG